A single genomic interval of Hyphomicrobium methylovorum harbors:
- a CDS encoding UDP-glucose dehydrogenase family protein, translated as MKICMIGAGYVGLVSAACFSDFGWEVVCVDKDQKRLEDLKAGRSPIYEPGLEALMERNTKSGRLVFTDDLGPAVANADVVFLAVGTPMRRGDGYADLSYVFNAVEEAAPFLQGFTVVTTKSTVPVGTSREIERRLKAVRPDAEVAVCSNPEFLREGSAIQDFMHPDRVLVGTDDARGREVMERLYKPLALRGSPVMFVDRESAELAKYAANAFLALKISFINEIADICEAVGADVQEVASAIGKDRRIGDKFLHPGPGYGGSCFPKDVSALIRTAREAKAPVSIIEQVDRVNHERKLAMALRVEAAAGGSVRNKTVAVLGVTFKPNTDDMRDAPSLVIIPMLQERGAQIRVADPQGRHQAEPLLPGVVWCADALEAAEGADVLVIITEWNEFRAVNLDGLKARMSGSTIVDLRNALDVSSVERAGFAYSGIGRGRRVSDRT; from the coding sequence ATGAAAATTTGCATGATCGGAGCGGGCTATGTGGGCCTCGTTTCGGCGGCGTGCTTTTCCGACTTCGGTTGGGAAGTGGTGTGCGTCGACAAGGATCAGAAGCGTCTGGAAGACCTGAAGGCGGGCCGATCGCCGATTTATGAGCCCGGCCTCGAAGCGTTGATGGAGCGCAATACGAAATCCGGACGTTTGGTGTTCACCGACGACCTCGGGCCCGCCGTCGCAAATGCCGACGTCGTGTTTCTTGCCGTCGGCACACCGATGCGGCGCGGCGACGGTTACGCCGATCTTTCATACGTCTTCAATGCGGTCGAAGAAGCTGCGCCGTTTCTCCAGGGCTTCACTGTCGTCACGACGAAATCTACGGTTCCCGTTGGCACCAGCCGCGAGATCGAGCGCCGGCTGAAGGCTGTGCGGCCAGATGCGGAAGTCGCTGTTTGCTCGAATCCGGAATTTTTGCGCGAAGGTTCGGCGATCCAGGATTTCATGCATCCCGATCGCGTTCTCGTCGGCACTGACGATGCGCGCGGACGCGAGGTGATGGAACGCCTTTACAAGCCGCTGGCATTGCGCGGGTCGCCTGTCATGTTTGTCGATCGTGAATCGGCAGAGCTTGCGAAGTATGCGGCGAACGCCTTTCTCGCTCTCAAGATCAGCTTCATCAACGAAATTGCCGATATTTGCGAAGCCGTTGGCGCGGACGTGCAGGAGGTTGCCTCGGCCATCGGCAAAGATCGCCGCATCGGAGACAAGTTTCTGCATCCCGGCCCCGGCTACGGCGGTTCTTGCTTCCCGAAAGACGTATCGGCTCTGATCCGGACAGCGCGCGAAGCCAAGGCTCCGGTTTCGATCATCGAGCAAGTCGATCGCGTCAATCATGAGCGAAAGCTCGCGATGGCGCTGCGTGTCGAAGCCGCGGCGGGCGGCTCAGTGAGAAACAAAACAGTTGCCGTGCTCGGCGTCACGTTCAAACCGAACACCGACGACATGCGCGATGCGCCAAGCCTTGTCATCATTCCGATGCTTCAGGAGCGTGGCGCGCAAATTCGCGTGGCGGATCCGCAAGGCCGTCACCAGGCCGAGCCGCTGCTGCCTGGAGTTGTATGGTGTGCGGACGCGCTGGAAGCTGCCGAAGGCGCGGACGTGCTGGTCATCATCACCGAGTGGAACGAGTTCCGCGCCGTCAATCTCGATGGTCTCAAAGCGCGCATGTCCGGCTCCACGATCGTCGATCTTCGGAACGCTCTCGACGTTTCATCGGTCGAGCGCGCTGGTTTCGCCTATTCCGGCATTGGGCGCGGCAGGCGAGTTTCCGACCGCACCTAG
- the flhA gene encoding flagellar biosynthesis protein FlhA, giving the protein MAATKTADSGLNIVFGQRDAGLAIGVVAILAILFLPLPSFLIDAGLALSIALSILILMVALWIRRPLEFSAFPTILLIATLLRLALNVATTRLILSHGAEGPSAAGHVIEGFAQFVMGGDFVIGVIVFIILITVNFVVITKGATRIAEVGARFTLDSLPGKQMAVDADLSSGAIDEKEAIRRRKELEEESQFFGAMDGASKFVRGDAIAGLIITAVNIFGGIIIGVTRHDLPFDRATDTFVKLSIGDGLVTQMPALIVALAAGLLVSKGGTRGSTEGVIVSQFGNYPRALVLSGGVMGILALAPGLPFLPFAAIGGLLGFVGVGITRQRAALAEADADAKSASQVQSPEEQSKQSIRDQLRTTEIEICFGKQISSVLMRQSGDLPQRVAKMRRKFAKQYGFVVPEMKLTEDLSVPPKSYQIKVHGTVVASAELRLGDVLVVVGDGPKPDTPGDETREPAFGMKAIWVPDIFTNALKRDGFVPVENTSVLLTHIAEVIRNSLAQLLSYRDLRSLLDRLDPEYRKLLDEICPAQISHSGLQSVLKMLLGERISIRNLHLILEAVAEIAPFTRKAEQITEHVRMRLAAQICGDLSEGNYLKVVRLGNRWETEFHQALRRDAKGDVIEFDIDPRLIEQFSGDLSRVIQPLMDAGHQFVLVTAADTRPYVHTVTERLYGTLSVLSHLEISRGVQIQSLGSVS; this is encoded by the coding sequence ATGGCAGCCACGAAAACAGCCGATAGCGGTCTCAACATCGTCTTCGGGCAGCGGGATGCGGGTCTCGCGATCGGCGTCGTCGCAATTCTGGCGATCCTTTTCCTGCCGCTGCCGTCCTTCCTGATCGACGCCGGGTTGGCGCTTTCGATTGCGCTGTCGATTCTGATCCTGATGGTTGCACTTTGGATCCGGCGGCCTCTGGAATTTTCCGCGTTTCCAACGATCCTCCTGATCGCGACGCTGCTGCGCCTCGCCCTCAATGTTGCTACGACGCGTCTCATTCTCTCGCACGGCGCTGAGGGGCCGTCAGCCGCTGGTCACGTCATCGAAGGCTTTGCGCAGTTCGTTATGGGTGGCGATTTCGTCATCGGCGTTATCGTCTTCATCATTCTCATCACGGTCAACTTCGTCGTCATCACCAAGGGCGCGACGCGTATCGCTGAAGTCGGCGCACGCTTCACGCTCGACTCGCTGCCCGGCAAGCAGATGGCAGTCGACGCCGACCTTTCGTCTGGCGCGATCGACGAAAAGGAAGCGATCCGGCGGCGCAAGGAACTGGAAGAAGAAAGCCAGTTCTTCGGCGCGATGGACGGCGCGTCCAAGTTCGTACGCGGCGACGCCATTGCGGGCCTGATCATTACAGCCGTGAACATATTCGGCGGCATCATCATTGGCGTGACGCGCCACGATCTGCCGTTCGACCGAGCTACCGATACCTTCGTGAAGCTCTCGATCGGTGACGGCCTCGTGACGCAGATGCCAGCGCTGATCGTGGCGCTGGCCGCTGGTCTTCTCGTTTCGAAGGGCGGTACGCGCGGCTCCACGGAAGGCGTGATCGTTAGCCAGTTTGGCAATTATCCCCGCGCGCTTGTTCTCTCAGGCGGCGTTATGGGCATTCTCGCGCTCGCGCCCGGCCTCCCGTTTCTGCCGTTCGCAGCGATTGGCGGACTTCTTGGATTCGTCGGAGTTGGGATTACACGGCAGCGGGCTGCGCTGGCCGAAGCGGACGCCGACGCGAAATCCGCGAGCCAGGTTCAGTCGCCCGAAGAACAGTCAAAGCAATCCATCCGCGATCAGCTTCGCACAACGGAAATCGAAATTTGCTTTGGCAAGCAGATTTCCTCCGTGCTCATGCGTCAGTCCGGCGATCTTCCGCAGCGGGTTGCGAAGATGCGGCGTAAGTTTGCGAAGCAGTACGGCTTCGTCGTTCCGGAAATGAAGCTGACGGAAGACCTCTCCGTTCCGCCGAAGAGCTACCAGATCAAGGTTCATGGAACTGTCGTCGCGAGCGCGGAACTTCGCCTTGGCGACGTTCTGGTCGTTGTTGGCGACGGTCCGAAGCCAGACACGCCAGGCGACGAGACGCGTGAGCCGGCGTTTGGCATGAAGGCCATCTGGGTGCCGGACATCTTCACGAACGCATTGAAGCGCGATGGCTTCGTACCCGTCGAGAATACGTCGGTTCTGCTCACGCACATAGCGGAAGTCATTCGCAACAGTCTCGCCCAGCTTCTATCTTATCGCGACTTGCGTTCGCTGCTTGACCGGCTCGACCCTGAGTATCGCAAGCTGCTGGACGAAATTTGCCCGGCGCAGATTTCTCATTCGGGGCTTCAGAGCGTCCTCAAAATGCTGCTCGGGGAGCGCATCTCGATCCGCAACTTGCATCTCATTCTCGAAGCCGTGGCCGAGATTGCTCCGTTCACCCGTAAGGCCGAGCAGATCACCGAGCATGTTCGCATGCGTCTTGCAGCGCAGATTTGCGGCGATCTCAGCGAGGGCAATTATCTCAAGGTGGTCCGCCTCGGCAACCGCTGGGAAACAGAGTTCCATCAAGCGCTGCGGCGTGACGCTAAGGGTGATGTCATCGAATTCGATATCGACCCGAGACTGATCGAGCAGTTCAGCGGTGATCTCAGCCGTGTCATTCAGCCGTTGATGGATGCCGGGCATCAATTCGTTCTCGTAACTGCGGCGGATACTCGGCCCTACGTCCACACGGTTACCGAACGACTTTACGGAACGCTGTCCGTTCTTTCGCATCTCGAAATCAGCCGCGGCGTTCAGATTCAATCGCTCGGCTCGGTTTCATGA
- a CDS encoding flagellar biosynthetic protein FliR — translation MSELTQQTILVPLIVFCRVGACFMVLPGISSERIPMQVRLFVAIAVGLALTPLVYDQVFPITGGPASGLLGVIVSETLAGAFLGFMVRIFYMALEFAAIAMANLAGYGSAFSHAVEGNDPSTPFSAFITLPAVTLFFITDQHLNIIAMLQSSFQVLQVGSGFALPPDLTMIVTTFGSAFRLTLQLSAALVIYSLMVNLAFGFLNKMIPQIPSFFVSTPFVVFGGLVILLQIDKSMLEIFSSLVQQAINNLARNG, via the coding sequence ATGAGCGAACTGACTCAGCAGACCATTCTGGTGCCGCTGATCGTCTTCTGCCGCGTCGGTGCTTGCTTCATGGTTCTGCCCGGAATCTCAAGCGAACGCATCCCAATGCAGGTTCGCTTGTTCGTGGCGATCGCCGTCGGTCTTGCGCTCACGCCGCTCGTTTACGATCAGGTGTTCCCGATCACCGGCGGTCCCGCCAGCGGGCTTCTGGGCGTCATCGTGTCGGAAACGCTTGCTGGAGCGTTTCTCGGCTTCATGGTTCGCATCTTCTATATGGCGCTCGAATTCGCGGCAATCGCGATGGCGAACCTCGCAGGTTACGGCTCGGCATTCTCGCACGCTGTCGAAGGAAACGATCCCTCGACGCCCTTTTCTGCATTCATCACGCTGCCTGCTGTAACGCTGTTTTTCATCACCGATCAGCATCTCAACATCATCGCGATGCTGCAAAGTTCGTTTCAGGTTTTGCAGGTGGGATCGGGTTTCGCGCTGCCGCCCGATCTGACGATGATTGTTACGACATTCGGCTCAGCGTTCCGGCTGACACTCCAGCTTAGCGCAGCTCTCGTCATCTATTCTCTGATGGTGAACCTCGCGTTCGGGTTCTTGAATAAGATGATCCCGCAAATTCCGTCGTTCTTCGTATCGACGCCGTTCGTTGTGTTCGGCGGTCTCGTCATTCTTCTTCAGATCGACAAGTCGATGCTGGAAATTTTCTCCTCGCTCGTGCAGCAGGCGATTAATAATTTGGCGCGAAATGGCTAG
- a CDS encoding rod-binding protein, whose amino-acid sequence MPGTLQPLPNLSAWKAQVSMGPRASVATEQAVKNIRAADLSRTEHAGDARAKDAGEKFEAMYLRQMLEECLPKDSESLFGEGTSGTVWRSMLADSLATTLAKSGTIGLGKMVIQAENNPSKDK is encoded by the coding sequence ATGCCTGGAACACTGCAACCTTTGCCCAATCTGTCCGCCTGGAAAGCCCAGGTATCGATGGGTCCGCGTGCATCGGTTGCAACCGAGCAGGCGGTTAAAAACATCCGCGCGGCTGATCTTTCCCGGACCGAACACGCCGGAGACGCCCGCGCCAAAGACGCTGGCGAGAAATTTGAGGCCATGTACCTGCGCCAGATGCTCGAAGAGTGTCTGCCGAAGGATTCCGAATCGCTTTTTGGCGAAGGTACGTCCGGAACGGTGTGGCGATCGATGCTCGCCGATAGCCTGGCGACGACGCTGGCGAAGAGCGGCACGATCGGACTCGGGAAAATGGTCATCCAGGCCGAAAACAATCCATCCAAGGACAAATAG
- a CDS encoding flagellar basal body-associated protein FliL, whose amino-acid sequence MILLSFVACLSTLGGVYGAMALKTHTGNAEKSGEPVKLQAMKTPMVSVPVLEDGQVLGYVVTRLQFTADSTLVKASSIQPEAFVADEAFRYIYETTPKDIKLGQKLALRDFSARVVSGVNQRLGREVVKDVLVDSWSYLSKQDMMRNHGSGQ is encoded by the coding sequence ATGATTCTGCTCAGTTTCGTCGCCTGTCTCTCGACGCTCGGCGGCGTTTACGGGGCGATGGCCTTGAAGACGCACACGGGCAACGCCGAAAAAAGCGGAGAGCCGGTGAAGCTGCAAGCGATGAAAACGCCGATGGTCAGCGTGCCCGTTCTCGAAGATGGACAGGTGCTGGGATACGTGGTGACGCGGCTGCAATTCACGGCCGACTCCACTCTCGTGAAAGCGAGTTCAATTCAGCCTGAGGCATTCGTTGCCGACGAAGCCTTTCGCTACATCTACGAGACGACACCGAAAGACATAAAGCTGGGTCAGAAACTCGCGCTGCGAGATTTCTCGGCGCGCGTCGTTTCGGGGGTTAATCAGCGGCTGGGTCGCGAGGTCGTCAAGGACGTACTGGTCGACAGCTGGAGCTATCTTTCCAAACAAGACATGATGAGAAACCATGGAAGCGGTCAATAA
- a CDS encoding PilZ domain-containing protein, producing the protein MARGRDLGIEKGPDRRQFGRRMVFKAAVVANSGGVRIPGHIIDISDAGARIKVADPTAVEIEFFLEIPEDDIVVKCRVMRVDETSVGVQYIRPPRRLSWIKKR; encoded by the coding sequence ATGGCGCGGGGGCGTGACTTGGGTATCGAAAAAGGGCCAGATCGGCGTCAGTTTGGGCGGCGAATGGTCTTCAAAGCGGCCGTCGTAGCCAATTCTGGCGGCGTACGAATTCCTGGGCACATTATAGATATTTCTGACGCAGGCGCGCGGATCAAAGTGGCCGACCCGACGGCGGTGGAAATCGAATTCTTTCTCGAAATTCCAGAAGACGACATTGTCGTGAAATGCCGGGTCATGCGAGTCGACGAAACGAGCGTCGGCGTCCAATATATCAGGCCGCCGCGCCGATTGTCCTGGATTAAGAAAAGATAA
- a CDS encoding sensor domain-containing protein — MAYNVEGLAKSSKPVKRPRQKASKPPYLSTSWGAAAFAAAVEHLGMVSITDASGRILHVNDEFVRQSKYDRDELIGQTHAILKSPQHTSEFWADAFMVLAERDVWRSPVMNRAKDGSFYWVDTIISTMRGPKGALKGYLSIQIDITTAVGRHVELQERTELLQAVVETFPGGLTAFDKNNRIILCNKKQRRLLEYPDELFEGNTTLEQLYRFNAERGEYGPGNVDDLVRERLGRASKRVAHSFERQRPNGTYLEIRGTPLAHGGFVTAHIDISDRKRDQEMIGRLANHDALTGLPNRTLFLKRARSALEHLGHGEMLALHCVGLDRFKIINDTLGHPTGDAILKAAAQRLANLPGTHAVSRLGGDEFGIIQVAPNSIEDVAAMGKAIIGALAEPFEIGSETVAAGGSVGIAIAPGDASNAEQLMVNADTALYRTKSIGRGSFGFFEQTMHERLQARHTIAMGLREAIANSKFELHYQPIVNVNSRRIVGCEALIRWYHPKRGLVPASEFIPIAEEAGYIEQIGEWVLKSACAEASRWPDNIWVAVNVSAVQFLGPNLVQQIVDASRSMSLSRLVLEITESVLIKDRDLATTTLNQLKKLGARIAIDDFGTGFSSLSYLQSFPFDKIKIDRSFVSDISNQKRSATLRRSIIQLGYNLGMTSVAEGVETEAQYAKLRSEGCVEAQGFLFSRPIPAAAVRALIAKSQ; from the coding sequence ATGGCATATAACGTCGAAGGGCTCGCCAAGAGCTCCAAACCAGTCAAGCGGCCACGGCAGAAGGCATCCAAGCCGCCCTATCTCAGCACCTCATGGGGTGCCGCTGCTTTTGCCGCCGCTGTCGAGCACCTCGGGATGGTCTCCATCACCGACGCGAGCGGCCGTATCCTGCACGTCAACGACGAATTCGTACGCCAGAGCAAGTACGACCGTGACGAGTTGATCGGACAAACGCACGCGATCCTCAAGTCGCCGCAACATACAAGCGAGTTCTGGGCCGACGCCTTCATGGTGTTGGCAGAGCGGGATGTCTGGCGTTCCCCGGTGATGAACCGGGCGAAAGATGGCTCGTTCTATTGGGTCGACACAATCATCTCGACGATGCGCGGCCCGAAAGGCGCCCTCAAGGGTTATCTATCCATCCAAATCGATATCACGACGGCTGTCGGACGGCATGTCGAGTTGCAAGAGCGGACAGAACTGCTCCAGGCCGTGGTCGAAACCTTTCCCGGCGGGCTTACGGCGTTCGACAAGAATAACCGCATCATTCTTTGCAACAAGAAGCAGCGTCGGCTCCTCGAATACCCTGACGAGTTATTTGAAGGCAATACGACACTCGAACAGCTTTACCGCTTCAATGCAGAGCGTGGAGAGTATGGCCCCGGGAACGTTGATGACTTGGTCCGTGAAAGATTGGGCCGAGCATCCAAACGTGTTGCACATAGCTTCGAACGGCAACGTCCGAACGGTACTTACCTTGAAATTCGCGGCACGCCGCTGGCGCATGGCGGATTTGTAACCGCGCATATCGACATTTCAGATCGCAAGCGCGACCAAGAGATGATCGGGCGGCTTGCCAATCATGACGCGCTGACGGGCCTGCCCAACCGCACGCTCTTTTTAAAGCGCGCGCGCTCAGCGCTGGAACATCTCGGACACGGAGAGATGCTGGCACTGCATTGTGTCGGTCTCGATCGGTTCAAGATTATCAACGACACGCTGGGACATCCGACAGGGGACGCCATCCTCAAGGCGGCCGCGCAACGGCTTGCAAACCTCCCCGGCACACATGCTGTTTCTCGCCTTGGCGGCGACGAGTTCGGCATAATTCAGGTCGCACCAAATTCGATTGAAGATGTTGCCGCAATGGGCAAGGCCATCATTGGCGCCTTGGCGGAACCCTTCGAAATTGGTTCCGAAACCGTGGCGGCTGGCGGCAGCGTCGGCATCGCGATTGCGCCTGGCGACGCGAGCAATGCTGAACAGCTGATGGTGAACGCCGACACCGCTCTTTATCGAACCAAATCTATCGGACGTGGCTCGTTTGGCTTTTTCGAGCAGACGATGCATGAGCGGCTGCAGGCTCGCCATACCATTGCAATGGGCCTGCGCGAAGCGATCGCAAACAGCAAATTCGAGCTGCACTACCAGCCGATCGTCAACGTCAACAGCCGCAGAATTGTTGGGTGCGAGGCGCTCATCCGATGGTATCACCCGAAGCGCGGATTGGTGCCTGCATCCGAATTCATTCCGATTGCGGAGGAAGCCGGTTACATCGAGCAGATCGGTGAGTGGGTGCTGAAAAGCGCATGCGCCGAGGCTTCACGGTGGCCGGATAACATTTGGGTTGCGGTGAATGTTTCTGCTGTCCAGTTCCTTGGGCCGAACCTCGTGCAGCAAATCGTCGACGCATCGCGCAGCATGTCGCTATCGCGGCTTGTTCTCGAGATTACGGAATCCGTGCTGATCAAGGATCGTGATCTCGCAACGACGACGCTCAATCAGCTAAAGAAGCTCGGCGCAAGGATCGCAATCGACGACTTCGGAACCGGCTTTTCGTCGTTGAGCTATCTGCAAAGCTTTCCATTCGACAAGATCAAGATCGATCGATCGTTCGTTTCGGATATTTCCAACCAGAAGCGCTCCGCGACCTTGCGCCGTTCGATCATTCAGCTCGGATACAATCTCGGTATGACGAGCGTGGCGGAAGGCGTCGAAACGGAAGCGCAGTATGCCAAGCTGCGCTCAGAAGGGTGTGTTGAGGCCCAGGGCTTTCTGTTTTCCCGACCGATTCCTGCGGCTGCGGTCCGCGCTCTCATTGCGAAGTCACAATAG
- a CDS encoding PilZ domain-containing protein yields the protein MLNTLRKTFEPSKRVQPSVNASATAVEPLDGNSLFEALVCELHWTALQIGAVASAMNAALAFKRPWMLRSCSNLLPVESPLVRSALRSWRDIALPPEPGAAINRIYLELLDARTVALPLVLGAGNFVAPAVSIDRLEQLTMAWRKLAEDCRDAVLALEPETRWRLDGTYTGNALVLGKFLKEVAAGAHSCINRQGEVALPILPQRRRSRTYNLSRPCKVTAEDAIAVGRTMSISTNGIDFVCPRAFRTKESVLIELQNGRKFPSLIACAKAGKTSARFDQPLSENDPLFTES from the coding sequence ATGCTGAATACTTTGCGAAAAACATTCGAACCATCCAAACGCGTCCAGCCGTCCGTCAACGCATCTGCGACGGCCGTGGAGCCTTTAGACGGAAACTCTCTGTTCGAAGCCTTGGTTTGCGAGTTGCATTGGACGGCGCTGCAGATTGGCGCCGTTGCGAGCGCGATGAATGCCGCTCTCGCGTTCAAGCGGCCTTGGATGCTGCGCTCATGTTCCAATCTGCTTCCGGTCGAGTCGCCGTTGGTCCGCTCCGCCCTCAGGTCTTGGCGTGACATTGCTCTGCCGCCAGAGCCCGGAGCCGCGATCAATCGGATCTATCTCGAGCTTTTGGACGCGCGAACGGTGGCGCTTCCGCTGGTACTTGGCGCGGGGAATTTCGTCGCTCCCGCTGTCTCTATTGATCGGCTCGAACAGCTCACGATGGCTTGGCGCAAACTCGCCGAGGATTGCCGCGACGCGGTTCTTGCTCTCGAACCCGAGACGCGGTGGCGGCTTGATGGCACTTATACGGGCAATGCGCTCGTGCTTGGGAAATTTCTCAAAGAGGTGGCGGCTGGCGCCCACAGTTGCATCAATCGGCAAGGGGAAGTCGCTCTGCCCATTCTGCCGCAACGGCGACGGTCGCGAACTTACAATCTGTCCCGTCCGTGCAAAGTGACTGCGGAGGATGCCATCGCCGTCGGCCGCACGATGAGCATTTCAACGAACGGCATCGATTTCGTCTGCCCTCGAGCGTTCCGAACTAAAGAGAGCGTACTGATCGAGCTGCAAAACGGACGAAAATTTCCAAGTCTGATCGCATGCGCAAAAGCCGGAAAGACAAGCGCGCGCTTCGATCAGCCGCTTTCGGAAAATGATCCGCTGTTTACGGAAAGCTGA
- a CDS encoding GGDEF domain-containing protein produces MRTGGEVAALSPWSDVSWRIAEVDSRGRIIRLGSHPIAIAALFGLVSVGLLGFAVGAWQYFTGNEMARRADNKAQSQRLDKVGRDLDDEVSSLVTLLQQHLEVSSSHSDALASVNRNLPTLTSPEQIRAVVQRLINENARFRGEVDVLNGRLRQSQTQIEKLRANLNESQRLGMIDAVTSLKNRHWLQANMEREVRLAMEANEPLSVIMADVDHFKKINDTFGHAVGDEILRRFGELLSKSIKGRDTAVRYGGEEFIVLLPQTKLLGAVNLGEQLRAGLESKRWMHHRTGKPIGTVTASFGVAQMRPDDSPETLIDRADGKLYEAKAAGRNCVKSEVDDVA; encoded by the coding sequence ATGCGAACCGGCGGCGAGGTGGCGGCCCTCTCCCCCTGGTCAGACGTGAGCTGGCGAATTGCGGAAGTCGACTCGCGTGGTCGCATCATTCGGCTCGGTTCTCACCCCATTGCTATCGCGGCCTTGTTCGGATTGGTGTCGGTCGGGTTGCTTGGTTTTGCCGTCGGAGCTTGGCAGTACTTCACCGGCAATGAAATGGCGCGCAGAGCAGACAACAAAGCTCAATCGCAGCGCTTGGACAAAGTCGGCAGGGACTTGGATGACGAAGTATCGTCATTGGTCACCCTGCTGCAGCAGCATCTCGAAGTCAGCTCATCCCATTCCGATGCCCTGGCGAGCGTCAATCGCAATCTCCCGACGTTGACGTCGCCGGAGCAGATCAGGGCTGTCGTTCAACGCTTGATCAATGAGAATGCACGCTTCCGGGGTGAAGTCGACGTTCTGAACGGGCGCTTGCGTCAGTCACAAACGCAAATCGAAAAGCTCCGCGCCAATCTCAACGAAAGCCAGCGGCTTGGCATGATCGACGCGGTCACGTCGCTCAAGAACCGCCATTGGTTGCAGGCAAACATGGAACGGGAAGTGCGCCTCGCGATGGAAGCGAACGAGCCGCTGTCTGTCATCATGGCCGACGTCGATCATTTCAAGAAGATCAACGACACATTCGGACATGCCGTGGGCGACGAAATTCTTCGCCGCTTCGGAGAGCTGCTTTCGAAAAGCATCAAGGGCCGGGACACGGCAGTGCGTTACGGAGGCGAGGAGTTCATTGTGCTCCTGCCCCAGACGAAACTGCTCGGTGCGGTAAATCTCGGTGAGCAACTTCGCGCAGGGCTCGAAAGCAAGCGGTGGATGCACCATCGCACGGGCAAGCCGATTGGCACCGTAACGGCGTCGTTCGGCGTCGCGCAAATGAGACCGGACGACAGCCCGGAAACGCTGATCGATCGTGCGGACGGCAAACTTTATGAGGCGAAGGCCGCCGGACGAAACTGCGTCAAGTCCGAAGTTGACGATGTCGCCTGA
- a CDS encoding flagellar biosynthetic protein FliQ, translating to MSEADALGIVQQAIWLAIVLAGPVVGSAMIIGVGVAFFQALTQVQEMTLTFVPKIIAGFFIILLTGNYSGALLKVFTEQLFLRIATGFK from the coding sequence ATGTCGGAGGCAGACGCCCTCGGAATTGTTCAGCAGGCCATCTGGCTCGCAATCGTATTGGCCGGGCCAGTCGTTGGCTCGGCCATGATCATTGGCGTCGGCGTGGCGTTCTTTCAAGCGCTGACGCAAGTCCAGGAAATGACGCTGACGTTCGTTCCGAAGATCATTGCGGGATTTTTTATAATCCTTCTAACGGGCAACTACAGCGGCGCACTTTTGAAAGTGTTCACTGAACAGTTGTTCCTGCGCATTGCTACTGGGTTCAAGTAG
- the flgD gene encoding flagellar hook assembly protein FlgD produces MTTIPATGSAGGTTNTNTGTNKSTLDYNDFLRLMVAQLQNQDPLNPTDSTEYMSQIAQFSNVEQAINTNSKLGQLLINSNISQASTLVGHTMMSADGSVSGIVTSVRIDSNGSTAILTDGKEIPIVAGVTVGY; encoded by the coding sequence ATGACCACGATACCCGCAACCGGCTCGGCAGGCGGCACCACCAATACGAACACCGGCACGAACAAGTCGACGCTCGACTACAACGACTTTCTTCGTCTCATGGTGGCGCAGCTGCAGAACCAGGATCCGCTCAACCCGACGGACTCCACCGAGTACATGTCGCAGATTGCTCAGTTTTCCAACGTAGAGCAGGCGATCAACACCAACTCGAAGCTCGGGCAGCTGCTCATAAATTCAAACATCAGCCAGGCTAGCACCCTCGTCGGACACACCATGATGAGTGCTGATGGCTCGGTCTCAGGAATTGTCACGTCTGTCAGGATTGACTCGAACGGGTCAACGGCGATCCTGACCGACGGCAAAGAAATACCGATCGTTGCTGGCGTAACGGTAGGTTACTGA
- the flbT gene encoding flagellar biosynthesis repressor FlbT, producing the protein MSGGLKITLRAGERIFVNGGVLKVDRKVSIELMNDVIFLLEQHVMKPEETTTPLRQLYFMVQMMLMDPALHMKAREMAMESVANLLASIRDPKMLQGLADTSQLLDSDRPFEALKRVRSLIPLEGALEPATELTKEVA; encoded by the coding sequence ATGAGTGGCGGCTTGAAGATAACGCTCCGCGCCGGCGAACGGATTTTCGTCAACGGCGGCGTGCTGAAGGTTGATCGTAAAGTCAGCATCGAACTGATGAACGACGTCATCTTCCTTCTTGAGCAGCACGTCATGAAGCCCGAAGAGACAACGACGCCGCTGCGCCAACTCTATTTCATGGTGCAAATGATGCTGATGGACCCGGCATTGCACATGAAGGCGCGCGAGATGGCGATGGAGTCGGTAGCAAATCTGCTGGCCAGCATACGCGATCCGAAAATGCTTCAGGGATTGGCGGATACGAGCCAGCTCCTCGATAGCGATCGCCCCTTCGAGGCATTGAAACGAGTCCGGTCCCTCATTCCGCTCGAAGGGGCGCTGGAACCGGCGACAGAACTTACAAAGGAGGTCGCATGA